A DNA window from Hydra vulgaris chromosome 13, alternate assembly HydraT2T_AEP contains the following coding sequences:
- the LOC100203775 gene encoding survival motor neuron protein isoform X4 — translation MADRESGIVWKRSSIPLCGDDEDVWDDTVLIKAYDRAVARIRNDGDIQPVQSRSKRKRKNRSLNRRKKMAYLADVQYDHYGNTEKVDMSQLLTIEHNGKISEMNCENKDLEVKTKMAAEEMSKQSNQKNLRKQWKVSDICFVSVKNEETIFKQAVINEFITSSICKVTYTFDHKTAEVPITSLFTASKVQRMYRASHSNVGADKKKEVRPGNYLFNNRPVLPSDILEFSEIPKRFDPPMFPPFLPQIHTSNKDSFLQNGSIPLPPPNLPPFPSPPIVPKAVQAGDEEALAGMLMSWYMSGYHTGYYQGMHFLNRDSESKKIKNNDFKTSNSDIKRDVTSEVETTDGEPFHIKTNSDVRKDVMSEIETTDGESSHIQKSRTNLEKDLMSDVETTDCESFVATHKDLTQVLTSEIETTDGEPS, via the exons atggcTGACAGGGAATCTGGCATCGTTTGGAAAAGATCAAGTATACCTCTT TGTGGAGATGATGAAGATGTTTGGGATGATACCGTTTTAATAAAAGCTTACGACAGAGCTGTTGCAAGAATAAGG aatgATGGCGACATTCAACCTGTTCAGTCTCG atctaaaagaaagagaaaaaacaGAAGTCtgaatagaagaaaaaaaatg GCTTATCTTGCTGATGTTCAATATGATCACTATGGCAACACAGAAAAAGTGGACATGTCTCAGTTACTTACTATTGAGCACAATGGAAAAATATCCGAAATGAACTGTGAAAACAAAGATTTAGAAGTAAAAACAAAGATGGCTGCTGAAGAGATGTCAAAACAatctaatcaaaaaaatttg AGAAAACAATGGAAAGTGTCTGACATATGctttgtttctgttaaaaatgaAGAAACTATTTTCAAACAGGCTGTCATTAATGAGTTTATCACTTCATCAATATGTAAAGTAACTTATACATTTGATCATAAAAC GGCAGAAGTTCCAATAACTTCTTTATTCACAGCTTCAAAAGTGCAGCGCATGTATAGAG CATCGCACTCTAATGTTGgagctgataaaaaaaaagaagttcgtCCAGGGAATTATCTGTTCAATAACAGACCTGTGCTTCCATcagatattttagaattttctgAAATACCCAAGAGATTTGAT CCGCCAATGTTTCCTCCTTTTCTCCCACAAATACATACTTCAAATAAAGATTCATTTTTacaa AATGGATCTATACCACTTCCTCCTCCAAATTTGCCGCCTTTTCCTAGTCCTCCTATAGTGCCCAAAGCTGTTCAAGCTGGAGATGAAGAAGCCCTAGCTGGAATGTTGATGTCTTGGTATATGAGTGGTTACCATACAGGATATTACCag GGGATGCATTTTCTAAATCGTGATTCCgaatcaaaaaagataaaaaacaatgacTTTAAAACCAGTAATTCGGACATTAAACGTGATGTAACGAGTGAGGTTGAAACTACCGACGGTGAACcttttcatattaaaacaaattcgGACGTTAGAAAAGATGTAATGAGTGAGATTGAAACTACCGATGGTGAATCTTCACATATTCAAAAGAGTCGTACGAACTTAGAAAAAGATTTGATGAGTGATGTTGAAACCACAGACTGCGAATCTTTTGTAGCAACTCATAAAGACTTAACACAAGTTTTAACGAGTGAGATTGAAACGACTGATGGTGAACCTTCCTGA
- the LOC100203775 gene encoding survival motor neuron protein isoform X3 has translation MADRESGIVWKRSSIPLCGDDEDVWDDTVLIKAYDRAVARIRNDGDIQPVQSRSKRKRKNRSLNRRKKMTWKVGSKCLSPYSGDGLYYEATILSIDIEAYLADVQYDHYGNTEKVDMSQLLTIEHNGKISEMNCENKDLEVKTKMAAEEMSKQSNQKNLRKQWKVSDICFVSVKNEETIFKQAVINEFITSSICKVTYTFDHKTAEVPITSLFTASKVQRMYRASHSNVGADKKKEVRPGNYLFNNRPVLPSDILEFSEIPKRFDPPMFPPFLPQIHTSNKDSFLQNGSIPLPPPNLPPFPSPPIVPKAVQAGDEEALAGMLMSWYMSGYHTGYYQGMHFLNRDSESKKIKNNDFKTSNSDIKRDVTSEVETTDGEPFHIKTNSDVRKDVMSEIETTDGESSHIQKSRTNLEKDLMSDVETTDCESFVATHKDLTQVLTSEIETTDGEPS, from the exons atggcTGACAGGGAATCTGGCATCGTTTGGAAAAGATCAAGTATACCTCTT TGTGGAGATGATGAAGATGTTTGGGATGATACCGTTTTAATAAAAGCTTACGACAGAGCTGTTGCAAGAATAAGG aatgATGGCGACATTCAACCTGTTCAGTCTCG atctaaaagaaagagaaaaaacaGAAGTCtgaatagaagaaaaaaaatg ACTTGGAAGGTTGGTTCAAAGTGTCTCTCCCCCTACTCTGGTGATGGGCTTTACTATGAAGCAACAATTTTGTCTATTGATATTGAGGCTTATCTTGCTGATGTTCAATATGATCACTATGGCAACACAGAAAAAGTGGACATGTCTCAGTTACTTACTATTGAGCACAATGGAAAAATATCCGAAATGAACTGTGAAAACAAAGATTTAGAAGTAAAAACAAAGATGGCTGCTGAAGAGATGTCAAAACAatctaatcaaaaaaatttg AGAAAACAATGGAAAGTGTCTGACATATGctttgtttctgttaaaaatgaAGAAACTATTTTCAAACAGGCTGTCATTAATGAGTTTATCACTTCATCAATATGTAAAGTAACTTATACATTTGATCATAAAAC GGCAGAAGTTCCAATAACTTCTTTATTCACAGCTTCAAAAGTGCAGCGCATGTATAGAG CATCGCACTCTAATGTTGgagctgataaaaaaaaagaagttcgtCCAGGGAATTATCTGTTCAATAACAGACCTGTGCTTCCATcagatattttagaattttctgAAATACCCAAGAGATTTGAT CCGCCAATGTTTCCTCCTTTTCTCCCACAAATACATACTTCAAATAAAGATTCATTTTTacaa AATGGATCTATACCACTTCCTCCTCCAAATTTGCCGCCTTTTCCTAGTCCTCCTATAGTGCCCAAAGCTGTTCAAGCTGGAGATGAAGAAGCCCTAGCTGGAATGTTGATGTCTTGGTATATGAGTGGTTACCATACAGGATATTACCag GGGATGCATTTTCTAAATCGTGATTCCgaatcaaaaaagataaaaaacaatgacTTTAAAACCAGTAATTCGGACATTAAACGTGATGTAACGAGTGAGGTTGAAACTACCGACGGTGAACcttttcatattaaaacaaattcgGACGTTAGAAAAGATGTAATGAGTGAGATTGAAACTACCGATGGTGAATCTTCACATATTCAAAAGAGTCGTACGAACTTAGAAAAAGATTTGATGAGTGATGTTGAAACCACAGACTGCGAATCTTTTGTAGCAACTCATAAAGACTTAACACAAGTTTTAACGAGTGAGATTGAAACGACTGATGGTGAACCTTCCTGA